The Natrinema saccharevitans genome includes the window AGATCGCCGGCGAACACGGAGACAGTCGACGATACCAAGCGACATCACGTGTTCGAGGACGAATTGAAGATGAACTCACAGAAGATATTGAAATTCTCCAAAAACACCACCCTGACCTACTTGAGGAACTACGCTCTGTCGTTTGCGAGGATAATCAATAGCGCTATCAGTAGTTGTTATGGTGTGATTGACAGAAAATATCACACCACAGACGTTGTTAGGAGTCGTACGGTCACACCATCACGCGCCTGTCATCGAAAGCTAAATGTTTTGCATCAATCGACCATCATATGATTATTAGTCCACAATATGTCGATAAACACGTCGAATTGTTGGCCAGCCTGCATCGTCATTCTCAACATGTAGCGACGTTTGGAGAGCTACATAGAACAAAATCGCCATCGACACGAATGCGAGGGCTGGCATCATTTCTGGAATTAGTGATACCTCAAACACGCCGTCTGTCATCGGGAAATCGCTCAACCAGTCAAGAAAATAAATACCAGTAAAAATCCCAGCATACAACATTGCGAATGTTGTCAAACGGTTAATTCGTATTATAGTTTCAGATGCTGATTTATCGACATCAGATGCAGGGTTATCCAAATCAGCCGGGACAGGCCAGCGCGATCGTGGATTATTGAGCCAGTAGATTTTGGTCTGTCTTCCTGCTTCTGCACTCAATAATATCCCTCGTTCAACTAGTGAGTTCAATCGTTTTCGGGTTCCTTCATCACTGAGGCCGGTCATCTCTGCGACAGCCGATTTGGATAGAAATGGTTTGTTTGCCTGAACGAAACACTTCAA containing:
- a CDS encoding winged helix-turn-helix domain-containing protein, which encodes MTDTELPKFINRDLLRDPKTVEVPDQALLKCFVQANKPFLSKSAVAEMTGLSDEGTRKRLNSLVERGILLSAEAGRQTKIYWLNNPRSRWPVPADLDNPASDVDKSASETIIRINRLTTFAMLYAGIFTGIYFLDWLSDFPMTDGVFEVSLIPEMMPALAFVSMAILFYVALQTSLHVENDDAGWPTIRRVYRHIVD